A single Camelus ferus isolate YT-003-E chromosome 3, BCGSAC_Cfer_1.0, whole genome shotgun sequence DNA region contains:
- the C3H5orf22 gene encoding LOW QUALITY PROTEIN: UPF0489 protein C5orf22 homolog (The sequence of the model RefSeq protein was modified relative to this genomic sequence to represent the inferred CDS: deleted 1 base in 1 codon) codes for MSESAGERARLRRYPELPVWVVEDHQEVLPFIYRAIGSKHLPASNISFVHFDSHPDLLIPVNMPADTVFDKETLFGELSIENWIMPAVYAGHFSHVIWLHPTWAQQIREGRHHFLVGKDTSTTTIRVTSTDHYFLSDGLYVTEDQLENQKPLQLDVIMVKPYKLCNNQEENDIVSSAKKPKLSLEDAKDTASTNGDSYSEGLGKDTVTQKRDQTCLQSSCSCSSESQECQTTVSTAEILEILEKGDAFIIDIDLDFFSVKNPFKEMFTQEEYKILQELYQFKKPGTNLTEEDLVDCVDTRIHQLEDLEAAFADLCDGDDEETVQKWASNPGMESLVPLVESLKKRMEAPDYEMVHQAGLTCDYSELPHHISTEQEIEYLIQSVSFVLRNLPKPTLVTIARSSLDDYCPSEQVDTIQEKVLSALHSLYGALDIHLVYSAESAPS; via the exons ATGAGCGAGTCCGCGGGAGAGCGCGCCCGCCTCCGGCGCTACCCTGAGCTCCCGGTGTGGGTGGTGGAGGATCACCAGGAG GTTCTGCCTTTTATATACCGGGCCATTGGCTCAAAGCATCTTCCTGCAAGTAATATAAGTTTTGTGCATTTTGATTCACATCCAGACCTCCTTATTCCTGTGAATATGCCAGCTGACACAGTGTTTGATAAGGAAACACTTTTTGG AGAATTAAGTATTGAGAATTGGATTATGCCTGCA GTTTATGCTGGACATTTTTCTCATGTAATATGGCTTCATCCCACATGGGCTCAGCAAATCAGAGAGGGCAGGCATCACTTTTTAGTAGGCAAAGACACTTCTACCACAACCATCAG GGTTACAAGTACAGATCATTACTTCCTAAGTGATGGTCTTTATGTAACTGAAGACCAGCTAGAGAACCAAAAACCTTTACAATTGGATGTAATTATGGTAAAACCTTATAAACTGTGTAACaaccaagaagaaaatgatatAGTGTCTTCTGCTAAGAAGCCAAAGCTATCACTGGAGGACGCAAAAGACACTGCCTCTACTAATGGTGACTCTTATTCAGAAGGACTGGGAAAGGACACAGTGACGCAGAAAAGGGACCAGACTTGTCTACAATCATCATGTTCATGTTCCTCTGAAAGCCAGGAATGCCAAACTACAGTCAGCACTGCAGAGATTCTGGAAATTTTGGAGAAAGGGGATGCATTCATTATAGATAttgacttagattttttttcagtcaagaaTCCCTTCAAAGAAATGTTCACTCAG gagGAGTATAAAATCTTACAAGAGCTGTACCAATTTAAAAAGCCTGGTACCAACCTGACAGAG GAAGATTTGGTAGATTGTGTTGATACTCGAATTCATCAGTTAGAAGATTTAGAAGCTGCTTTTGCTGATTtgtgtgatggtgatgatgaagaaACTGTACAGAAATGGGCTTCAAATCCTGG AATGGAATCACTGGTTCCACTTGTCGAGAGTTTGAAAAAACGGATGGAAGCGCCAGACTatgaaatg GTTCACCAGGCTGGTCTAACCTGTGACTATTCAGAACTTCCTCACCACATCAGCACAGAACAAGAAATTGAGTATCTTATTCAGTCTGTATCTTTTGTACTAAGAAATTTACCAAAACCTACTCTTGTGACAATAGCAAG GTCAAGTCTGGATGATTACTGTCCTTCTGAGCAAGTTGACACCATTCAAGAAAAAGTCCTCAGTGCGCTACACTCCCTCTATGGGGCTCTAGACATTCACCTGGTGTATTCAGCAGAGTCTGCTCCatcttga